In Rhizophagus irregularis chromosome 17, complete sequence, the sequence AAAAATATCATCAAACatgataatatcattaaaaaaagctCACTACCGACTTAATTAGTTTTAtcgataatcaaaaaaaaatatatattctattTTAGTATGGAATCGTTACATATCTAgtaaaagattaataattgttCTGCGTCTGCATCACGAGCGACTAATAATCGGGGTTTAGCTTCTGCGTCCGCATCACTTTTCATGCCACCAAGGCGGCTTCTGCCATAATGCCCATGGGGATTGGGCTTCTGCATCCGCGTCACGTTTCCATCCCTGTTGGGCTTCTGCGTCCGCATCACGTTTCCATGCCCATGGGGGTTGGGCTTCTGCGTCCGCGTCACGTTTCAATGAACCAGGTACTGCATCtgtgaatttaaattatcataaaagagcccctaatattaatatgaataaaaaagaaaattttcttttaaagtgataatttatttacctgCTAAAACAATAGTAAAGGCGAAAATTAGCAATAAGCATTTGAATTTCATTATTGATTTTGTGATtgtgatatatatagatatatataatttttaattcgttgtttattaatttgtttaaagaCCTCTTTCTCAAAGtgtttatataagaaaattttttataataacactatttcaaattatttcatgAATCATGAAGGCGAAGTAAAGGAAGCGTACAGAGTATTTTTGCCACGTTTTAATATATTGCGCCATTGCTATgtcaaaatttacaatttaagaGCAGAGCACTTTTAGTTAACAATgggaaaatatgaaattttgacgttaatgattatttttagcCGCAATCATTTGTAAAATTGTTGTTTTATTAACGAGGGCGAAGTAAAGACGTACAAGAGTATTTTTGCCACGTTTTTTACAATTGAAGAGAAGCcactttaaattaataatgagaaaatacaagattttaatgttgataattatttttagccGCAATCaactgtaaaattattatttttttattaacgtattattgtattttgcCACGTTTTTTTACATTGCGCCACAATCTGAATGAACAATTCCACTTTAAATTAATGTGGAAATAGAtgatttctattttaaaaaaagaataaataaataaaaatataatatattgttcAAAATAACTAAGATCAAGAAAGTATAACTCATTCGATTTATCTGAttaatcattagaaaattaaaaggTTATTGGGTATCAACacgtaatttattaaaagtctCATAGACTCTAGCATCAAGTTTGGAAAGCGGTTATTGACATATTAtgtttttagaaaattttaagattatcGTAATTGGGTAACTTTTAGAAAATGATCAACCTAATGTACTAAAATAAACTAACCTTTTATAGAATACTGAAAATTCggtaataatgtaaatttttagcaGATTATAAAccattatttaacaaataaagttcaattttttattgtttcgAGTTATCGTATATACTGTTTTTATGCTttgtaacaataaataatatgaaaaaatcatAGTACTACGGAAAGTTCAATCTGTTATTTATTACTACtactactattattataaatttaaatttaaatgatgattatagtataatttattttatcttcttGGTTTCTTAGGATATTCTTGACTGATTTAACCCAACTCAAATGAATAAACATAcaaattgattaatatttacaCTATTCTTCCACACTaggataatatattttatttagttattcctctaatattcttttctgcttttaaaaaatccatATCAGATATGTCGCGTatagttattaatataaaaaataaattattttgaaatacttGTAATAATCGTTTTgtataagtaaatttaataaaagtttgaTTACAAACTATATACGGTGTTGTATTATATATGAAAAGTTTATTTGATACGAAATTCTTTGAGTCcttttctttgttattttgcaaaaaaatcaCTAGTAATGTTTGAATATAATAAGCTTGCATTTTATCATACGATAAAAATACtacataataattaacaaGGTAATATAGACTCttgatttatattatatagtacaggatatttaaaaatttcagtttgATATACCCTGAATTTGTACATTATATTCCGGTCAATTTCAATGCATTTTCTGGACACTTTTTTCGTAGGGCATGTGAGACCTTATCACAAAAATCAGAGTATTGTCGTATTCTCTCGTATAATGATGTAGTTAGCCGGAAAACGGAGCCGAATTCCTGATTGCCGATCACCCGGATCCGGTTTAATCGCAGAAAATCCCCGGAATTCCACGACGATCTACGCCTAAGCGGGTTCGGATCACGCTgcggctaattatttttcgGCTAACTATAATTTAgatcggatttttttttttttaaggggagagtgtaatcacgtgacttttaatggcgcaaaaattttttttgtgctaTTCAGAACGTCCATGtctaataaaacatttgtaaattactaaatattaaaaaaaatatattattttcttacctTTTGGAACCTGAAAGTTCACCAggtatagtttttatttagacttaaatattatattttggagaaaatatcaaaagaagTTTCAAAAAGGTTGCGAATCGCTTAGTGAAAGTTTAGAATCTCTCTACTGgaaaacataatattattttttaacaaaaagcattttatcattaattaatttaatatatttgtattctATAGGTATGTTTTCACATgtctttacaaaaataataataaaataatacataattattcaaaCTAAAGTACTTTTGTTCTTGGgcttcatattttaaatttttgcgccattattataaatcacgtgactacacgctccccttaaaaaaaaataaaggaatatttctctttttctccatataaaacaatttcatttactcatgtaattaaattaaatgtattacaaTGCATTATCCGTCAAATTAAACCAGTTTTGCATTTTCACAACATACTATGCAATAATTCGAATCTACaatgaatcattttttttctcgaGATCATATGACGCATATGTGACGTATCACAAAAATATGAGTATTTTGCtttaatttagataaattttttttttaaaaaaaaaaaaagaaaatttctctttttctcCGTGCgtatcaaaaaattatccataattaaaattaagtgtATTACAAACTAAACTATTTTGCGATCacaataattgtattttaaaaaaaaacattttttctttggaACGTATGATgcatataacaaaaatatgaGTATTGTTGTATTTTCTCcgcataatttaatttaaatcaattttttttttttaaaaaaaaaaaaggaaattttcttttttctccttatcaaaaaattatccatttattcatgtaattaaactaaatgcattatttttgcatttttacaacaatgtaatttaaaaaaccattttttttctcgAGATCATATAACGCATATGTGACATATCACAAAAATATGAGCATTGTTATACTTTCTCCgtgtaatttaatttagataaattattatttttttttttaaaaaaaaaagaaattttctctttttctccttatcaaaaaattatccatttattcatgtaattaaactaaatatattatttttgcatttttacaaCAATGTAATTTAAAAGCCATTTTTTTTCTCGAGATCATATGACGCATATGTGACATATCACaaaatattagtattgttatactttttttttaaaaaaaaaaatggaaattccTCTTTTTCTCCGTGCgtatcaaaaaattatccataattaaattaaatgtattaaaaacattaaaaactaAACCATATTTGCAATCacaataattgaattttaaaaaaaaacattttttcttggAATATATGAGacataataacaaaaatataagtATTGTTGTATTTTCTCtgcataatttaatttatatcaattttttttaaaaaaaggaaaatttctttttttctccgtatcaaaaaattatccatATATTCATGTAATTAAACTAAATGTATTACATCAACCATTTTTGCATTTTCacaataatgtattttaaaaaaccatttttttttcgagatCATATGACGTATATACGCATATGTGACACATCACAAAAatatcatacttttttttttgaaaaaaaaaatggaaattccTCTTTTTCTCCGTGCgtatcaaaaaattatccataattaaattaagtgTATTACAAACTAAACCATTTTTGCAATTacaataattgaattttaaaaaaaacattttttctttggaACGTATGATGCATATAACAAAATATGAGTATTGTTGTATTTTCTCcgcataatttaatttaaatcaattttttttttttaaaaaaaaaaaaggaaattttcttttttctccttatcaaaaaattatccatttattcatgtaattaaactaaatgcattatttttgcatttttacaacaatgtaatttaaaaaaccattttttttctcgAGATCATATAACGCATATGTGACATATCACAAAAATATGAGCATTGTTATACTTTCTCCgtgtaatttaatttagataaattattattttttttttaaaaaaaaaagaaattttctttttttctccttatcaaaaaattatccatttattcatgtaattaaattaaatgtattacatcaaccattttttcattttcaacaacaatgtattttaaaaaaccattttttttttcgagatCATATGACGCATATACGCATATGTGACACATCACAAAAatatcatacttttttttttgaaaaaaaaaaatggaaattccTCTTTTTCTCCGTGCgtatcaaaaaattatccataattaaattaagtgTATTACACACTAAACCATTTTTGCAATTacaataattgaattttaaaaaaaaacattttttcttgagaacgtataacaaaaatattagaattgtTGTATTTTCTCCGCAtaattccctataaaaaattttatccgttatttctataaaaacactgtaaaaactccgtaaaaatgagcctttcacagaaccattcacggaaaatgtaaatgatttgataaattccgtgatataaattattaattccagAATTATGAGCCTTTTTACGGAAAAAGgacggaatataaaaaacatttcttttttttctccgtatcaaaaaattatccatttattaatgtaattaaactaaatatattatcaaactAAACCAATTTGTTATCACAACATTTATAACAATTCGAATTTACAATATTCTGCCTTTAAGGAGAACATGATATCCGGTAGGCTTTTGTGGTTGAATCTTAAAAACgccttattttaataaagaaaattttgaaaaggtattatccaaattataacattaaaacaatgaaaataaatatacattcATGTTTAAAAAAGATTCTAGACAGATATAcaacttgtaattttttattgcataTAAATAAACGTAATGTTGCTTTTCAACGGAATAATGGAATAACCGATATAACATCAATTATCctgttattaatataaatttttaatggaGTTAATAGGAGAAAAACAACAAtcaacgttttttatattcttcaaaCATTCATTATAAACACTAATTAAGaagatttctaaaaaaaaaagatatatcaCGCGTAAGTGCAACAAGTAttacaatgaaatttttttttcgttcgtGTTATTTGGAACCGTAGAAATCATGAGAAAACTATAAagctttttttagataaattaaaaatcaagcaatttaatagtaataatcgTCTAAACATATATGCGCAATCCAGTGTTACAAGAAAGGtcgtaaaattaaattgttcTATTTTTTCCTATAAAGAATTATcacttataataatttaataataatttatccatAATTCGGTTTCATTCGTATATTGATAGTATATATTACTGACAAATTGTTTTAACAGAAAAGTacttttgaataaattatataaacgaGGAAATAGCGCAAGCCGAATTTAACCTTAAAGATTATTGTTTGGTATGACAAGTGAAATGCTTGGcgtttttttaatgatgacTCAcctcgcatttttttttttttgatgtcaAAAAATAGCGATTCAAATTAGTGGAGTGggaatttaaagttttttttttagaaaaaaaaaaaacaaaaattaaagaaaaaattataaaaaaaaaaacccaataAAAGAATTTCGGAAAATGTAATTGgctaattaactaataattgattttcatataaataaataataaaataaataaataaataaataaataaatatttatttattttgacggATCAcgatttttgcaaaaaataaaaattaataaagttagtgcattttttttctttgttgtcttttttttagaaatactttatatataaatagtatatataatatataatgagggcatggcgtaaaaaaaaaaaagaaccttAATGAACTTTGCATGTCATTTTAATAGTTATAAAGTATGTACTGTACTACTAAAACGCACAATCGTGTGTTACGACTGTTACGTGAAAACCCGCTATGATTATTTTGAGCGAGTTAAGAAAGTAGATGGGATatgtggcaaaaaaaaaaaattatttttcatttttccgtgtcaaaaattattcattcattcatcAAATCGAAATGAATATATTATCAACCTAAACCATTTTCACATTCACAACAATGATACATgtgacaaaaattaaaataatttacaaattgtcTTCAAGGGAAAAAGTATTGCGGTAAACCTCAAAAGTAATCAAAACGCCTCATTTTTCCAAATCTAacattaattacaaaaaaacaatggAAAAAATGTTCATTCGTTTTCTAAGATACCGATATATcgatatatcattaaaaaaagcacaaggcttttttaaaatcaataaattaataggaATGATCGACAACCTTTCTAAACAAGATTGATGTACGGATTTCCTCCGATAAATATTCGCTACAGAACAGTGCACCGAATCTAATGATATGCTTTCTATCCTATAATAAGTTTTACCGTATCGAATGTCTATATACTCTATAGACCCTAATACTATATAGAATATACATTTTAATCATATGCCCGACTTAGCCAATATCAACAATCAAGTACAAAAGgacaatcaaaaatatttatcaaacaaTATTTACCAGGAATAATCAATGAGCTGCGCCACTGCGCCACACAGTTGTCATATGTTGATTCTGCAAATCGACCGAAATGTACAAgaccaatttgaaaaattcataTGAAAATGGTATTTTGTTGCaaagaaaaagtattaattaattaatttaatttattaatttaatttatgtactaataacaaaactttattaattaaaattgacaGGCAGTATCTGGTATACAAAAACAGCATAATAATAAggcaatatttaattaatagtttATAACAATGCTTTTTACACGCATTCTGTATATGcaatttattacttatacatcaatttttttttacatcactaatttttattaggcACTAATGAAGTCAGATTAATAAGATTCATTATCAACGTtcactaatttattatgaatgaTTTTTGTTTCGtattaatattcattaataatttcttatgcaaagtattgaaaatgtaattcattgtaaaaaaaaaagataataatttctagctatcttattattcaataaGATATTCGTAATAATGTCGTAATGTGGCGTAAAAGAATGATAGTTAaagttgtaaataaaataaaaaaaataaaaccgaaatatatttttatgactTGTCCAATTATCTAACTATTCCATAAATAGTAAAGATGCGGAGTTGGTTTCATATTTTGAAAGCAAACGAACAAATTTTGGGGGCGCTGCCTTGTATCGATCAATTTTTTAGAATGTAgtacaaactttttttatttaaattaaaattattattatttttattttctttttctcttcgcaatatttactttaatatttttctctttCTACTATTTCTTTactaacataaaaaaaaaaaaataactaataaataaataacgaaCTTAATTTAATAACTTGTCCAAGTTCAGATTTCttatagtttttaaaaaaaggatatttttttacctttgtttgttaataataattctttagaaatattacaaaaaaacaaacacgcaaaacaaacaaacaatacGCACAGCTACAGCGCCACAGTCacagaagaaaaaaaaaaattttttatttttaatttaccatAGAATTATTCCAACCTATTGTTTAATACGGATCATAAACCCCGCACTTGTCAAACCATACTTGTTAaagaaagtttattatataaaaaagaaaaaaaaatttttttaatataataatttgttgtaataatttttttgtaataatttttttttttaatgtaatttaatgtaataattttttttaatgtaataaaaaattttttttttcttatgttaataattttttttaaataaaattatactttaataaataattttttaaattaaacacaaataaaataaataaatatgttattatattttaacaaattcaaaatgaaattaaaaaaggtactaataataatgtcagattttcaaaaatagataaataccCGTCGTTTCTTTCTTCTGAACAAACCATGCAATGACTCCAAAACGACAgtttaattagttttaaaaaatcgaagaaaaaagaaaatcgtTATATAAACCCTTTTTTTGacaatcaaagaaaaattataatttttttctttctttttttttagtagaagtctttatattttacttattcaaATCGTTTCTTCTACTATTTTGATAATGAATTACCGTTGCGAagttaatgatgataatacaaaaattacaatcaGTAATTTTGAAAAGCCCACTTCTTTAGATAATGCTACTTCTGCTCAATCTTGCATGTCACATTATTCTCGAGTTATTCGCGAACGTAGAAATAGAAGAGAACTAAGAAGAAAAACAAATGCTATATATCCGTTTGTAAGGTTATCTGTGCAAGTTACGAATAATCCACTcgtgaatgatttttttaacgGTTCAACTTTTTactaactaataaaatattcgtTCGATACTTGATATTCCCATCcgatatgttttattttatatatcggATTTATATCATGGGAccttattatattaatttatttacaacaaaaatgaaatcgtgataacaaatattattttgacaAATGTCATAtacctaaaattattttcagttCTTAGAATAGAAGCTTCTAACATATATTTTAACCTATATTCACAAATTCTCTCTTACTATAACCAATCTCTTCAAtcttcataaaatattataacattaacaataacaatattagCACGTATTCTACAGCTTCGAACCccataatattaatcataGTTCTCTTCCAACTACTCAACACCTCATCATCTCGATGCTAACTACACTTACTGTATAATCCTACCTTCAAACTCACTATTTATACAGACTCTCTCAATATCAACATATAACAAGTAAactaaaagttataaatttctCACCTGTGCTAAGATTTTATCACATCATTTCAACCTTGAAACCTTCAGTCACACTCTGGTGACATCAACAACGATCAGGATGACGCTTCCAGGAACAGAAGATAATAGATGGAACGAAACTTCCACGTTTCACCCACAATAATAGATGATTCACGTTTATCTAACATTTGTTATTGGAATAAACAAATTCCCATtgaataaaacattaaaaaatttctacgTATATCATTGCAGCCAAATATTAACGAATTACTAGAAAATCACTTTAATGCTATTAGGGCAGGCTATTACAAATAACaactaataaatattggaCTATGACGTCATTATGGATTAATCGTCAATTTCACTAAATCTCTCAGATGGACATTATTTCCCGCAACCGTTCAGTCTTTATATCAACCCGCAAAAATGCTTCTTCTTCTGTCAATCAGAAAAAGGAAACACCGCATTTATTTCGCTAAACTTACGGATCGTAAACCTTCGGAGAATTTCGACCGTAATATTTTCGTTAAACACAACAATAATCTCAGAACTTCAACACTTTCGATTTTCAATTGGAGACCTTCAATAGCAGCAACTCCGCTACCtattaatatacatatatttattacttcACGGTCTTATTGCTGAAGAACTTTTGACCTACGTTACGAGATTTATTCGTAAATCCAATATTCGACAACACCTCATCCTTTCTACTTACAATCTCTTCGCAAAAGATATCACGCAAAATATATTGTTCCTTCATTACGTTCCAACATGGCATCACCAAAagattaaaaaacaaaaacgtAAACGTTATCCAACCATCACAACATACAACTAATACACCTTATGTCAACGCTTATAGCAATGACCGTATGTTCGAAAAACCTCATCAAGACTCcacttgataaattatttaatcctGACTGGTGGATAAAGGGTACATCATCTTATAGAAATATATATCACTTTACTTTCTTATCCGATCCGGTACCATGGTTGAACATTTGGGGAGCTTGAAAAGTTATAAAGTGTCCCAACTGGATTTTCTTTCTATTAGTCAAAGACTTCTTTACGAACATGATAAGCAATAAGGCAATTAAAAGCATAATAAggaaaacttttatataagatTACAAAATAAGCACAACGGAAGTATATATCACTTTACTTTCTTATTCGATCCGGTTCTATTAGTCAAGATTTCTCTTTACGAATATGATAAGCAATAAGGCAATTAAAAGCATAATAAGgaaaactttatataaatataagctTAAATTAGGACATAATGAATTATCACATTGAAGTTAATTTGTTCGAATGGAATATGAAcagattatataaaatagaaatttgacaaagtaaataaaaatcaatgacaacaacttaaattttaattatttatttatcattaaaataaaagacaaatttcaaatttcatatgTACAGTATAAATCTATGCTCATAGTaacaaatatgtaaaaaatcatGTCAATCTGtcataattattgtttatatatcTATTGTTATGTTAGGTTCCTAATTGGTactcattaataaaaaatatatatctattattgttattagCATCAATAAAATCAGTGGCTTATATTAGTTTGTGCCTGTTATAGGTTGTTAAaagcaaaaattaattacagtaTAAGTTTATAAGCAATATTTGACATAAAAAGTATAATGATTAAACTGTAATAGTCTATATGATTgcaaatatacaatttttagctgacaaaaaatatcagtccgtcaaaataatattttaaaaagttattttaactTCTTTAACGGTTCATATATTCTTGTTAtgagtttttaaaatttggaatTGACCGACAAATCACTTGGCTAAATAATTCGAAAGCGTGCGATAATCAAATCGtaatgatttaatgatttatttcatAGTAGCCATGTTCATTTCAATTTTGATTGGGCTGATCAGTTTGTACAACGCAACCATTTTCTGAACTTTATAGCCCAATTTTTCGGGGGTTTTTTGGTCGAACACCAAAAATAACCAaccaaaattagataatttctgTTTACGTgacatttaagaaaaaaatatatatcaatagaAGGAGTTCGAACTAAATTTCCATCTAAAGCAGTTCAATTTGcgatcgaaaataaaaaaattttattggataatttttgtaaaacaaAATCCGACCGAATAATGCAACCGACCGGAAATGAACAGAGTACTACTCGATGATGTCATGTCTGTCACACTTTGATTTGACCAATCAGATTTCAAGTTCAGGTGTAACAAATATCATGTGAATTTGGCTggatatattttttccaactaaaaaaatcatacgaacaaataaaaaaaaatgattatattacaGCAATGGCCTTTGATCCGACCGATCCGACCGATCCGAcctaaatgaaaaataaataggaatattaaaaaagtactCGGACATCCCAATATTGATGatcatttgtcgatcatttgccgatcatttattcaattatagtCTTATAGAtcaatttacataatatatgttcaaatttcacaaataacttaaatttattgcatattaaatttcattagattTGGATTGTTACTGAGCGAGTAACTTTTATTAGTAGCAACTTTTtagcttttattattattctgtatgtttattaataaatatcagatatttatttttatcaaacatAATTGACTGTCTTTacataaaattgattatttatacTTTGTGGTTTATTTGGCATACATTTATTCTGTGGCATTGGTTTATTTGCCATATATATGTTACTAATGAAAAACCTACATTATGAATCGGATCACTGCATTATTTTtaccatatattatatatgatataaagaaaatttgtgCAAAGTTTCAAGTTTCGCCTATGCATATTCATTTTCGCCCATCAATTTTTGTCCTGATGATTGGCaaaaatgaatgaattatCACATGCAAATAATGCATTATGACAATAtcagatattaaaaattaagctaGTAAtcacataattaaaattatatgataatgtAGTGTTTTAACTtggatttccattatttttttgccacaTTATTTTGTGGCTGTTCAATAAGTTTTGGTTGGTAAAATGATTGGCAAGGTGATATAAGCATGTCCGCTATGCACTGCTGGCTTTATTATATCGAAAAAGCGTAATGtaaatctaaaatattattttattcaaatttagcATCATTGTGAAaagaattatcttttttacacaaaatattAACATGCATTATATTACTcatatattatcatatattacgagaacaaaaaaaaatcaataaaatcagaTAAAATCACTTATGTTTCACAGTTGTGGCTTAAGTGGgcttgaactttttttaatgacgcgattaataaatttcattttttttttacaatatattcttCTAAAGTTCGTTAATTGTTCATTTATTtgttgtataattaatttaaatttacttggttttcttttttacacaaaatattAACATGCATTATATTACTCATATATTACGAgaacaaaaataaatcaataaaa encodes:
- a CDS encoding uncharacterized protein (SECRETED:cutsite_ADA-VP; SECRETED:prob_0.6232); SECRETED:SignalP(1-19), whose amino-acid sequence is MKFKCLLLIFAFTIVLADAVPGSLKRDADAEAQPPWAWKRDADAEAQQGWKRDADAEAQSPWALWQKPPWWHEK